The following coding sequences lie in one Sorghum bicolor cultivar BTx623 chromosome 6, Sorghum_bicolor_NCBIv3, whole genome shotgun sequence genomic window:
- the LOC8067789 gene encoding acetyl-CoA carboxylase 2 isoform X2 has translation MSQLGLAAAASKALPLLPNRQRSPAGTTFSSSALSRPSNRRKSRTRSLRDGGDGVSDVKKHSQSVRQGLAGIIDLPSEAASEVDISHGSEDPRGPPDSYQMNGIINETHNGRHASVSKVVEFCAALGGKTPIHSILVANNGMAAAKFMRSVRTWANDTFGSEKAIQLIAMATPEDMRINAEHIRIADQFVEVPGGTNNNNYANVQLIVEVAERVGVSAVWPGWGHASENPELPDALTAKGIVFLGPPASSMNALGDKVGSALIAQAAGVPTLAWSGSHVEVPLECCLDAIPEEMYRKACVTTTEEAVASCQVIGYPAMIKASWGGGGKGIRKVHNDDEVRALFKQVQGEVPGSPIFIMRLAAQSRHLEVQLLCDQYGNVAALHSRDCSVQRRHQKIIEEGPVTVAPRETVKALEQAARRLAKAVGYVGAATVEYLYSMETGEYYFLELNPRLQVEHPVTEWIAEVNLPAAQVAVGMGIPLWQIPEIRRFYGMDYGGGYDIWRKTAALATPFNFDEVDSQWPKGHCVAVRITSEDPDDGFKPTGGKVKEITFKAKPNVWAYFSVKSGGGIHEFADSQFGHVFAYGLSRSAAITNMALALKEIQIRGEIHSNVDYTVDLLNASDFRENKIHTGWLDTRIAMRVQAERPPWYISVVGGALYKTVTTNAATVSDYVSYLTKGQIPPKHISLVNSTVSLNIEGSKYTIETVRTGHGSYRLRMNESTVEANVQSLCDGGLLMQLDGNSHVIYAEEEAGGTRLQIDGKTCLLQNDHDPSKLLAETPCKLLRFLVADGAHVDADVPYAEVEVMKMCMPLLSPASGVVHCMMSEGQALQAGDLIARLDLDDPSAVKRAEPFDGIFPQMALPVAASSQVHKRYAASLNAARMVLAGYEHNINEVVQDLICCLDNPELPFLQWDELMSVLATRLPRNLKSELEDKYKEYKLNFYRGKNVDFPSKLLRDIIEENLAYGSEKEKATNERLVEPLTNLLKSYEGGRESHAHFIAKSLFEEYLMVEELFSDGIQSDVIETLRHQHSKDLQKVVDIVLSHQGVRNKAKLVTALMEKLVYPNPVAYRDLLVRFSSLNHKRYYKLALKASELLEQTKLSELRASIARSLSDLGMHKGDMTIKDSMEDLVSAPLPVEDALISLFDYSDATVQQKVIETYISRLYQPHLVKDSIQMKFKEYGAIAFWEFSEGHVDTSNGHGTILGGKRWGSMVVLKSLESASTAIVAALKDSAQYNSSEGNTMHIALLSAENESNMSGTSDDQAQHRMEKLTKILKDTNVASDLRAAGLKVISCIVQRDEARMPMRHTFLWLDEKSCYEEEQILRHVEPPLSALLELDKLKVKGYNEMKYTPSRDRQWHIYTLRNTENPKMLHRVFFRTIVRQPNAGNKFTSAQVSDTEVGGPEDSLSFTSNSILRSLMTAIEELELHAIRTGHSHMYLCILKEQKLLDLIPFSGSTIVDVGQDEATACSLLKSMALKIHDLVGARMHHLSVCQWEVKLKLDCDGPASGTWRVVTTNVTSHTCTIDIYREVEDTESQKLVYHSTTSAAGPGPLHGVALNNPYQPLSVIDLKRCSARNNRTTYCYDFPLAFETALQKSWQSNGSSVSVGSGNSKSYVKATELVFAEKHGSWGTPIVPMERPAGLNDIGMVAWILEMSTPEFPNGRQIIVVANDITFRAGSFGPREDAFFEAVTNLACERKLPLIYLAANSGARIGIADEVKSCFRVGWSDEGSPERGFQYIYLTEEDYARISSSVIAHKLQLDSGEIRWIIDSVVGKEDGLGVENIHGSAAIASAYSRAYEETFTLTFVTGRTVGIGAYLARLGIRCIQRLDQPIILTGFSALNKLLGREVYSSHMQLGGPKIMATNGVVHLTVPDDLEGVSNILRWLSYVPANIGGPLPITKPLDPPDRPVAYIPENTCDPRAAIRGVDDSQGKWLGGMFDKDSFVETFEGWAKTVVTGRAKLGGIPVGVIAVETQTMMQLVPADPGQLDSHERSVPRAGQVWFPDSATKTAQALLDFNREGLPLFILANWRGFSGGQRDLFEGILQAGSTIVENLRTYNQPAFVYIPMAGELRGGAWVVVDSKINPDRIECYAERTAKGNVLEPQGLIEIKFRSEELQDCMGRLDPELINLKAKLQDVKHGNGSLPDIESLQKSIEARTKQLLPLYTQIAIRFAELHDTSLRMAAKGVIKKVVDWEESRSFFYKRLRRRISEDVLAKEIRHIVGDNFTHQSAMELIKEWYLASPATAGSTGWDDDDAFVAWKDSPENYNGYIQELRAQKVSQSLSDLTDSSSDLQAFSQGLSTLLDKMDPSQRAKFVQEVKKVLG, from the exons ATGTCGCAGCTTGGATTAGCTGCAGCTGCCTCAAAGGCACTGCCACTACTCCCTAATCGCCAGCGAAGTCCTGCTGGGACTACATTCTCATCATCTGCATTGTCGAGGCCCTCAAACCGAAGGAAAAGCCGTACCCGTTCACTCCGTGATGGTGGAGATGGGGTATCAGATGTCAAAAAGCACAGCCAGTCTGTTCGTCAAG GTCTTGCTGGCATTATTGACCTCCCAAGCGAGGCAGCTTCGGAAGTGGACATTTCACA TGGATCTGAGGATCCTAGGGGTCCACCAGATTCCTATCAAATGAATGGGATTATCAATGAAACACATAATGGAAGACATGCTTCAGTGTCCAAGGTTGTTGAATTTTGTGCGGCACTAGGTGGCAAAACACCAATTCACAGTATATTAGTGGCCAATAATGGAATGGCAGCAGCAAAGTTCATGAGGAGTGTCCGGACATGGGCTAATGATACTTTTGGATCTGAGAAGGCAATTCAGCTCATAGCTATGGCAACTCCGGAAGACATGAGGATAAATGCAGAGCACATTAGAATTGCTGATCAATTTGTAGAGGTGCCTGGTggaacaaacaataataactacGCCAACGTTCAACTCATAGTGGAG GTAGCAGAAAGAGTAGGTGTTTCTGCTGTTTGGCCTGGTTGGGGTCATGCTTCTGAGAATCCTGAACTGCCGGATGCATTGACTGCAAAAGGAATCGTTTTCCTTGGGCCACCTGCATCATCAATGAATGCATTGGGAGATAAGGTCGGTTCAGCTCTCATTGCTCAAGCAGCTGGGGTCCCAACTCTTGCTTGGAGTGGATCACAT GTTGAAGTGCCATTAGAGTGCTGCTTAGACGCTATACCTGAGGAGATGTATAGAAAAGCTTGTGTTACTACCACAGAGGAAGCAGTTGCAAGTTGTCAAGTGATTGGTTATCCTGCCATGATTAAGGCATCCTGGGGAGGTGGTGGTAAAGGAATAAGAAAG GTTCATAATGATGATGAGGTTAGAGCACTGTTTAAGCAAGTACAAGGTGAAGTCCCTGGCTCCCCAATATTTATCATGAGGCTTGCAGCCCag AGTCGGCATCTTGAAGTTCAGTTGCTTTGTGATCAATATGGCAATGTAGCAGCACTTCACAGTCGTGATTGCAGTGTGCAACGGCGACACCAGAAG ATTATTGAAGAAGGCCCAGTTACTGTTGCTCCTCGTGAGACAGTTAAAGCACTTGAGCAGGCAGCAAGGAGGCTTGCTAAGGCTGTGGGTTATGTTGGTGCTGCTACTGTTGAGTATCTTTACAGCATGGAAACTGGAGAATACTATTTTCTGGAGCTTAATCCCCGACTACAG GTCGAGCATCCAGTCACCGAATGGATAGCTGAAGTAAATCTGCCTGCAGCTCAAGTTGCTGTTGGAATGGGCATACCTCTTTGGCAAATTCCAG AAATCAGACGTTTCTATGGAATGGACTATGGAGGAGGGTATGATATTTGGAGGAAAACAGCAGCTCTTGCTACACCATTTAATTTTGATGAAGTAGATTCTCAATGGCCAAAGGGCCATTGTGTAGCAGTTAGAATTACTAGTGAGGACCCTGATGATGGTTTCAAACCTACTGGTGGGAAAGTGAAG GAGATAACTTTTAAAGCCAAGCCTAATGTTTGGGCCTACTTCTCAGTAAAG TCTGGTGGAGGCATTCATGAATTTGCTGATTCTCAGTTTG GACATGTTTTTGCATATGGACTCTCTAGATCAGCAGCAATAACAAACATGGCTCTTGCATTAAAAGAGATTCAAATTCGTGGAGAAATTCATTCAAATGTTGATTACACTGTTGACCTCTTAAAC GCTTCAGACTTCAGAGAAAACAAGATTCATACTGGTTGGCTGGATACCAGAATAGCTATGCGTGTTCAAGCTGAGAGGCCCCCATGGTATATTTCAGTGGTTGGAGGTGCTTTATAC AAAACAGTAACCACCAATGCAGCCACTGTTTCTGACTATGTTAGTTATCTCACCAAGGGCCAGATTCCACCAAAG CATATATCCCTTGTCAATTCTACAGTTAGCTTGAATATAGAAGGGAGCAAATACACA ATTGAAACTGTAAGGACTGGACATGGTAGCTACAGGTTGCGAATGAATGAATCGACAGTTGAAGCGAATGTACAATCTTTATGTGATGGTGGACTCTTAATGCAG TTGGATGGAAACAGCCATGTAATTTATGCAGAAGAAGAAGCTGGTGGTACACGGCTTCAGATTGATGGAAAGACATGCTTGTTGCAG AATGACCATGATCCATCAAAGTTATtagctgagacaccctgcaaaCTTCTTCGTTTCTTGGTTGCTGATGGTGCTCATGTTGATGCGGATGTACCATACGCTGAAGTTGAGGTTATGAAGATGTGCATGCCTCTCCTGTCACCTGCTTCTGGTGTCGTTCATTGTATGATGTCTGAGGGCCAGGCGTTGCAG GCTGGTGATCTTATAGCAAGGCTGGATCTTGATGACCCTTCTGCTGTGAAAAGGGCTGAACCATTTGATGGAATATTTCCACAAATGGCGCTCCCTGTTGCTGCCTCTAGTCAAGTACACAAAAGATATGCTGCAAGTTTGAATGCTGCTCGAATGGTTCTTGCAGGATATGAGCACAATATCAATGAA GTCGTTCAAGATTTGATATGCTGCCTGGACAACCCTGAGCTTCCTTTCCTACAGTGGGATGAACTTATGTCTGTTCTAGCAACGAGGCTTCCAAGAAATCTCAAGAGTGAG TTAGAGGATAAATACAAGGAATACAAGTTGAATTTTTACCGTGGAAAAAACGTGGACTTCCCTTCCAAGTTGCTAAGAGACATCATTGAG GAAAATCTTGCATATGGTTCAGAGAAGGAAAAGGCTACAAATGAGAGGCTTGTTGAGCCTCTTACGAACCTACTGAAGTCATATGAGGGTGGGAGAGAAAGTCATGCACATTTTATTGCCAAGTCCCTTTTCGAGGAGTATCTTATGGTGGAAGAACTTTTCAGTGATGGAATTCAG TCTGACGTTATTGAAACCTTGCGTCATCAGCACAGTAAAGACCTGCAGAAGGTTGTAGACATTGTGTTGTCTCACCAG GGTGTGAGAAACAAAGCTAAGCTTGTAACAGCACTCATGGAAAAGCTGGTTTATCCAAATCCGGTTGCTTACAGGGATCTGTTGGTTCGCTTTTCTTCCCTCAATCATAAAAGATATTATAAG TTGGCCCTTAAAGCAAGTGAACTTCTTGAACAAACCAAACTAAGTGAACTCCGTGCAAGCATTGCAAGAAGCCTTTCAGATCTGGGGATGCATAAGGGAGACATGACTATTAAGGATAGCATGGAAGATTTAGTCTCTGCCCCATTGCCTGTTGAAGATGCTCTTATTTCTTTGTTTGATTACAGCGATGCAACTGTTCAGCAGAAAGTGATTGAGACATACATATCACGATTGTACCAG ccTCATCTTGTGAAGGATAGCATCCAAATGAAATTCAAGGAATATGGTGCTATTGCTTTTTGGGAATTTTCTGAAGGGCATGTTGATACTTCAAATGGACATGGGACTATTCTTGGTGGGAAGAGATGGGGTTCCATGGTCGTCCTCAAATCACTTGAATCTGCATCAACAGCCATTGTGGCTGCATTAAAGGATTCAGCACAGTACAACAGCTCTGAGGGCAACACGATGCACATTGCATTATTGAGTGCTGAAAATGAAAGTAATATGAGTGGAACAAG TGATGATCAAGCTCAACATAGGATGGAAAAGCTTACCAAGATACTGAAGGATACTAATGTTGCAAGTGATCTCCGAGCTGCTGGTTTGAAGGTTATAAGTTGCATTGTTCAAAGAGATGAAGCTCGCATGCCAATGCGCCACACATTCCTCTGGTTGGATGAAAAGAGTTGTTATGAAGAAGAGCAAATTCTCCGGCATGTGGAGCCTCCCCTCTCTGCACTTCTTGAATTG GATAAGTTGAAAGTGAAAGGATACAATGAAATGAAGTATACTCCGTCACGTGATCGTCAATGGCATATCTACACACTAAGAAATACTGAAAACCCCAAAATGTTGCATAGGGTATTTTTCCGAACTATTGTCAGGCAACCCAATGCAGGCAACAAGTTTACATCAGCTCAGGTCAGTGATACTGAAGTAGGAGGTCCTGAAGATTCTCTGTCATTCACATCGAATAGCATCCTAAGATCATTGATGACTGCTATAGAAGAATTAGAGCTTCATGCGATTAGGACAGGTCATTCTCACATGTATTTGTGCATACTGAAAGAGCAAAAGCTTCTTGATCTCATTCCATTTTCAGG GAGTACAATTGTTGATGTTGGCCAAGATGAAGCTACTGCTTGTTCACTTTTAAAATCAATGGCTTTGAAGATACATGACCTTGTTGGTGCAAGGATGCATCATCTGTCTGTATGCCAGTGGGAGGTGAAACTCAAGTTGGATTGTGATGGGCCTGCAAGTGGTACCTGGAGAGTTGTGACTACAAATGTTACTAGTCACACCTGCACCATTGAT ATCTACCGAGAAGTGGAAGATACAGAATCGCAGAAGTTAGTATACCATTCAACCACTTCGGCAGCTGGTCCTGGTCCGTTGCATGGTGTTGCACTGAATAATCCATATCAACCTTTAAGTGTGATTGATCTAAAGCGCTGCTCTGCTAGGAACAACAGAACAACATATTGCTACGATTTTCCGCTG gCATTTGAAACTGCACTGCAGAAGTCATGGCAGTCCAACGGCTCTAGTGTTTCTGTAGGCAGTGGAAATAGTAAATCCTACGTGAAGGCAACTGAGCTGGTGTTTGCTGAAAAACATGGGTCCTGGGGCACTCCTATAGTTCCCATGGAACGTCCTGCTGGGCTCAATGACATTGGTATGGTCGCTTGGATCTTGGAGATGTCAACACCTGAATTTCCCAATGGCAGGCAGATTATTGTTGTAGCAAATGATATTACTTTCAGAGCTGGATCATTCGGCCCAAGGGAAGATGCATTTTTTGAAGCTGTCACCAACCTGGCTTGTGAAAGGAAACTTCCCCTTATATACTTGGCAGCAAACTCTGGTGCTAGGATTGGCATAGCTGATGAAGTAAAATCTTGCTTCCGTGTTGGGTGGTCTGACGAAGGCAGCCCTGAGCGAGGGTTTCAGTACATCTATCTGACTGAAGAAGACTATGCCCGTATTAGCTCTTCTGTTATAGCACATAAGCTGCAGCTAGATAGCGGTGAAATTAGGTGGATTATTGACTCTgttgtgggcaaggaggatggGCTTGGTGTTGAGAACATACATGGAAGTGCTGCTATCGCCAGTGCTTATTCTAGGGCATATGAGGAGACATTTACACTTACATTTGTGACCGGACGGACTGTAGGAATAGGAGCTTATCTTGCTAGACTTGGTATACGGTGCATACAGCGTCTTGACCAGCCGATTATTTTAACAGGGTTTTCTGCCCTGAACAAGCTCCTTGGGCGGGAAGTGTACAGCTCCCACATGCAGCTTGGTGGTCCTAAGATCATGGCGACCAATGGTGTTGTCCACCTGACTGTTCCAGATGACCTTGAAGGTGTTTCCAATATATTGAGGTGGCTCAGCTATGTTCCTGCAAACATTGGTGGACCTCTTCCTATTACCAAACCTTTGGACCCTCCAGACAGACCTGTTGCATACATCCCTGAGAACACATGCGATCCACGTGCAGCCATCCGTGGTGTAGATGACAGCCAAGGGAAATGGTTGGGTGGTATGTTTGACAAAGACAGCTTTGTGGAGACATTTGAAGGATGGGCAAAAACAGTGGTTACTGGCAGAGCAAAGCTTGGAGGAATTCCTGTGGGTGTCATAGCTGTGGAGACACAGACCATGATGCAGCTTGTCCCTGCTGATCCAGGTCAGCTTGATTCCCATGAGCGATCCGTTCCTCGGGCTGGACAAGTGTGGTTCCCAGATTCTGCAACCAAGACAGCTCAGGCATTATTAGACTTCAACCGTGAAGGATTGCCTCTGTTTATCCTGGCTAACTGGAGAGGTTTCTCTGGTGGACAGAGAGATCTCTTTGAAGGAATTCTTCAGGCTGGGTCAACAATTGTCGAGAACCTTAGGACATATAATCAGCCTGCGTTTGTCTACATTCCTATGGCTGGAGAGCTTCGTGGAGGAGCTTGGGTTGTGGTCGATAGCAAAATAAATCCAGACCGCATTGAGTGTTATGCTGAGAGGACTGCCAAAGGTAATGTTCTCGAACCTCAAGGGTTAATTGAAATCAAGTTCAGGTCAGAGGAACTCCAAGACTGTATGGGTAGGCTTGACCCCGAGTTGATAAATCTGAAAGCAAAACTCCAAGATGTAAAGCATGGAAATGGAAGTCTACCAGACATAGAATCCCTTCAGAAGAGTATAGAAGCACGTACGAAACAGTTGCTGCCTTTATATACCCAGATTGCAATACGGTTTGCTGAATTGCATGATACTTCCCTAAGAATGGCAGCTAAAGGCGTGATTAAGAAAGTTGTAGACTGGGAAGAATCACGCTCTTTCTTCTATAAAAGGCTACGGAGAAGGATCTCTGAAGATGTTCTTGCAAAAGAAATAAGACATATAGTCGGTGACAACTTCACTCACCAATCAGCAATGGAGCTCATCAAGGAATGGTACCTGGCTTCTCCAGCCACAGCAGGAAGCACTGGATGGGATGACGATGATGCATTTGTTGCCTGGAAGGACAGTCCTGAAAACTACAATGGATATATCCAAGAGCTAAGGGCTCAAAAAGTGTCTCAGTCGCTCTCTGATCTCACTGACTCCAGTTCAGATCTACAAGCATTCTCGCAGGGTCTTTCTACGCTATTAGATAAG